A genome region from Nocardia sp. NBC_01730 includes the following:
- a CDS encoding serine/threonine-protein kinase, which translates to MTCGEPGCGGIVEDGYCVVCGTAPIKESVASAPPARPAGRLCTESRCAGTIVDGYCDACGTAPTAAAVVGTRPAGRSARTSRSSSSSATARGRLGAGMVDVPRVPRIDPLRAVMAAPHVAESKRYCGKCEQPVGRTRDGKPGRTEGFCANCGTRFSFSPKLVKGDLIGGQYEVAGCLAHGGLGWIYLATDHRVNDRWVVLKGLLNSGDSDALRAAVAERRFLAEVDHPNIVKIHNFTEHTGSDGTAVGYIVMEYVGGTSLKQILRDRLDMDGSHLPPAQAIAYILEMLPALGYLHSRGRAYCDFKPDNVMQTDEQLKLIDLGAVIEMDDNDSPIYGTIGYQAPEIAETGPTVATEVYSIGRTLAVLIMTVPHQDGHIDALPGPDTEPLLAFYESLYRFLLRATDPDPQARFSSTVEMSDQLVGVLREVLSTDDGIPRPGMSNYFGPPRAVFGLGGVPLDPRAVIAALPVPLVDAADSGATLLATTNGTDPSELELAFAAGLRSVVTGGAESVEIPLRLVRAGLEVGAVEYAHRRLDELSSNLPGDWRLAWYRGQARLLEGDFGRAAKEFDAVYAALPGEPAPKLALAAVTELFGSDPGRAARHYATVWHTDHTFVSAVFGLARLRTAVGDHAGAVAVLDQVDQTSALFTEARIAAVEALLADRAPAQLTEWVLREAGSRVERLALDSRHRVAQIRMRVLAAALGWLRAGKAPSYPAPLLGAELNQDGVRTGLEQCYRELARGTDDLWTRIELVDKANAIRPRTTL; encoded by the coding sequence ATGACCTGCGGCGAGCCCGGGTGCGGCGGAATTGTCGAGGACGGCTACTGCGTGGTGTGTGGCACGGCGCCCATCAAGGAAAGCGTGGCATCGGCGCCGCCTGCGCGGCCGGCGGGCCGTCTGTGCACCGAGTCGCGTTGCGCCGGAACGATTGTCGACGGATACTGCGACGCTTGCGGCACTGCTCCCACCGCGGCTGCTGTCGTGGGCACTCGCCCCGCCGGCAGATCGGCGCGGACCAGCCGGTCCTCGTCGTCCAGCGCCACGGCTCGCGGCAGGCTCGGCGCAGGCATGGTGGATGTGCCGCGGGTGCCGCGGATCGACCCGTTGCGAGCGGTCATGGCGGCACCGCATGTTGCCGAGAGCAAGCGCTACTGCGGGAAATGCGAGCAGCCGGTCGGCCGGACCCGCGACGGAAAGCCTGGGCGCACCGAGGGTTTCTGCGCCAACTGCGGCACCAGGTTCTCCTTCAGCCCGAAGCTGGTCAAGGGCGACCTGATCGGCGGCCAGTACGAGGTGGCAGGATGCCTGGCGCACGGCGGCCTCGGCTGGATCTACCTGGCGACCGACCACCGGGTCAACGACCGCTGGGTGGTGTTGAAGGGCCTGTTGAACTCGGGCGATTCGGACGCACTGCGAGCCGCGGTGGCCGAGCGTCGCTTCCTCGCGGAGGTCGACCATCCGAATATCGTCAAGATCCACAACTTCACCGAGCACACCGGATCCGACGGTACCGCGGTCGGTTACATCGTGATGGAGTACGTTGGCGGCACCTCGCTGAAGCAGATCCTGCGCGACCGCCTTGACATGGACGGCTCGCATCTGCCGCCCGCTCAGGCCATCGCCTACATCCTGGAGATGCTGCCCGCGCTCGGCTACCTGCATTCGCGCGGTCGCGCGTACTGCGATTTCAAACCGGACAACGTGATGCAGACCGATGAGCAGCTGAAGCTCATCGACCTGGGCGCGGTGATCGAGATGGACGACAACGACAGCCCCATTTACGGCACTATCGGCTACCAGGCTCCCGAGATCGCCGAGACCGGGCCGACGGTCGCCACCGAGGTGTACTCCATCGGGCGAACACTCGCAGTACTGATCATGACCGTGCCGCACCAGGACGGGCACATCGACGCGCTGCCCGGTCCGGACACCGAGCCGCTGCTGGCCTTCTACGAGTCGCTGTACCGGTTCCTGCTGCGTGCTACGGATCCCGATCCGCAGGCCCGGTTCTCCTCGACGGTGGAGATGTCCGATCAGCTCGTCGGCGTGCTGCGCGAGGTGTTGTCGACCGACGACGGTATTCCTCGCCCGGGAATGTCGAACTACTTCGGCCCGCCGCGGGCGGTGTTCGGGCTCGGTGGTGTGCCACTGGACCCGCGTGCGGTCATCGCCGCACTGCCGGTGCCGTTGGTGGATGCCGCCGACAGCGGGGCGACGCTGTTGGCGACGACGAACGGCACCGATCCCAGCGAACTGGAGCTTGCGTTCGCCGCTGGGCTGCGATCGGTTGTCACCGGTGGCGCCGAATCGGTGGAGATCCCGCTGCGCCTGGTGCGCGCAGGCCTCGAAGTGGGCGCGGTCGAGTACGCCCATCGGCGGCTCGACGAGCTCTCCTCGAACCTGCCCGGCGATTGGCGGTTAGCCTGGTACCGCGGCCAGGCGCGGCTTCTTGAAGGCGATTTCGGCAGGGCTGCAAAGGAATTCGACGCCGTGTACGCGGCCCTGCCCGGTGAACCCGCACCGAAGTTGGCCCTCGCCGCGGTGACGGAACTGTTCGGCAGTGATCCCGGACGGGCGGCGCGGCACTACGCGACGGTCTGGCACACCGATCACACCTTCGTCAGCGCCGTCTTCGGTCTCGCGCGACTGCGTACTGCCGTCGGTGACCATGCGGGCGCGGTGGCGGTGCTCGATCAAGTGGATCAAACCTCCGCATTGTTCACCGAGGCCAGAATCGCCGCGGTGGAAGCCCTGCTCGCTGATCGGGCCCCCGCGCAGCTGACCGAATGGGTACTGCGCGAAGCGGGTAGTCGAGTGGAGCGACTGGCACTGGACTCGAGACATCGTGTCGCTCAGATACGGATGCGGGTGCTGGCCGCCGCGCTCGGTTGGTTGCGTGCCGGCAAGGCTCCCTCATATCCGGCTCCGCTGTTGGGCGCCGAGCTGAATCAGGACGGCGTGCGCACCGGCCTCG
- a CDS encoding glutamate ABC transporter substrate-binding protein has protein sequence MSRRLSPFEAAVLVGVAALVTACGSGTSTRAPMTLGRVNPLPPGAAEITSAPHQRGDKTCDATASLRPGPLAQPGSMPPGSAMAKIVANGRVRVGVEQNTYLFGFRNPQTGQVEGFDIDLAREIARALFGDPERIELRTVPSAERIDALRDNEVDLIVNTFSATCERAKDVDFSSVYYVSAQRILVAKNSGIRSPDDLAGKRVCAAHGSTSAEPLFALPARPTVIGTTSWTDCLAAIQQGHVDAVSTDETILHGLAMQDANLEVVGDPLGRDNYAIGLPKGNSELVRFVNGVLDRIRSDGTWDRMYRTRLSVLGPSPGPPAPRYRE, from the coding sequence GTGAGCAGGCGACTGTCGCCGTTCGAAGCGGCGGTTCTGGTCGGTGTGGCGGCGCTGGTGACCGCCTGCGGTTCCGGCACCTCCACTCGCGCGCCGATGACGCTCGGCCGGGTGAACCCGCTGCCGCCCGGCGCAGCGGAGATCACCAGCGCACCGCACCAGCGCGGTGACAAAACCTGCGATGCGACAGCGAGTCTGCGGCCCGGCCCGCTGGCGCAACCCGGCTCTATGCCACCAGGTTCGGCGATGGCGAAGATCGTCGCGAACGGTCGGGTCCGGGTCGGGGTGGAGCAGAACACCTACCTGTTCGGGTTCCGCAATCCGCAGACCGGTCAGGTGGAGGGTTTCGATATCGACCTCGCGCGGGAGATCGCCCGCGCCCTGTTCGGCGACCCGGAGCGGATCGAGCTGCGCACGGTCCCCTCGGCCGAACGTATCGACGCGCTGCGCGACAACGAGGTCGATCTGATCGTGAACACCTTCTCTGCCACCTGCGAACGTGCGAAGGACGTCGACTTCTCCAGCGTGTACTACGTTTCGGCGCAACGAATTCTGGTGGCCAAGAACTCCGGCATCCGTTCCCCGGACGACCTTGCGGGAAAACGTGTCTGCGCCGCGCACGGCAGCACCTCGGCGGAGCCGCTGTTCGCCCTTCCTGCGCGGCCGACGGTCATCGGGACGACCAGCTGGACCGACTGCCTGGCGGCGATACAGCAGGGACACGTCGACGCGGTCAGCACGGACGAGACGATCCTGCACGGACTCGCGATGCAGGACGCCAATCTCGAAGTCGTCGGCGATCCGCTGGGGCGGGACAACTATGCGATCGGTCTGCCGAAGGGGAACTCCGAACTCGTCCGCTTCGTCAACGGCGTACTCGACCGGATCCGCTCCGACGGCACCTGGGATCGGATGTACCGCACCCGGCTCAGCGTGCTCGGCCCGTCGCCAGGTCCACCGGCCCCGCGGTACCGGGAATGA
- a CDS encoding sulfatase-like hydrolase/transferase — translation MSINRRGFFVRGAAAATAATAMSGATGAGKARADIDPDRPNILVVLVDEMRAPMWFPDQEALDGILPNIARIRRAAVSFEQHYTAANDCTPSRGVLLTGLYSHQTGCMMTSQSTLSPLFPTWGSMIREHGYETAWWGKWHLGHDSDTDPGSLANYGFAGGTYPSPNGAPGQGLQMDPAIVDQFLAWLDAEAGRGPWCCTVSLVNPHDIQWWPRWTRRLQAQLDIPRWMNDLPANYETLEQLAEKPRLQMALVEASAVAFGMAPYGTPGAEQQWIDMRNLYLWLQQQVDIQIGRVLDGLHQRPDVAANTVIVFTSDHGDYAGSHGLHGKGGAAYDEAIRVPLYVHDPRGLLSPTSSTSLRGQLTSSADITPLLLTIATGGSEWRGDARYVHLADRLDIAALCRDRGAPGRPWIVHATDEPTIEEVAVLFNQNAPGHVAAVRTAAAKYVSYSHFVNGRIEIDPAQQQEYELYDYAAAGGQLELDNQSARNSELRAQMEPLLQQAIVELNQPLPPYLRQAQEQGWADRLAQEHNILAIAQHTLGELQNVLPK, via the coding sequence GTGTCGATCAACAGGCGTGGGTTCTTTGTCCGCGGTGCCGCGGCCGCGACGGCTGCCACCGCGATGTCGGGCGCGACCGGGGCCGGCAAAGCCCGCGCCGATATCGACCCTGACCGGCCGAATATCCTCGTGGTGCTCGTGGACGAGATGCGCGCGCCGATGTGGTTCCCCGACCAGGAAGCGTTGGACGGGATACTGCCGAATATCGCTCGAATTCGCCGAGCCGCTGTGTCATTCGAGCAGCACTACACCGCGGCGAACGACTGCACACCGTCGCGTGGGGTCCTGCTGACCGGCTTGTACTCACATCAGACCGGCTGCATGATGACCTCGCAGTCGACATTGTCGCCGCTGTTCCCCACTTGGGGCTCGATGATCCGTGAACACGGATATGAGACAGCGTGGTGGGGGAAATGGCATCTCGGGCACGACTCGGACACTGATCCGGGGTCGCTGGCGAATTACGGATTCGCGGGCGGCACCTATCCATCGCCCAACGGGGCGCCCGGCCAGGGCTTGCAGATGGACCCTGCGATCGTCGACCAATTCCTCGCCTGGCTGGACGCGGAAGCAGGTCGAGGGCCGTGGTGCTGCACGGTGTCGCTGGTCAATCCGCACGACATCCAGTGGTGGCCCCGATGGACCCGACGCCTTCAAGCGCAGCTCGATATTCCACGCTGGATGAACGACCTGCCCGCGAACTACGAAACTCTCGAACAGCTGGCCGAGAAGCCACGCCTGCAGATGGCGTTGGTAGAAGCCTCGGCAGTCGCGTTCGGGATGGCACCCTACGGAACTCCCGGTGCCGAGCAGCAGTGGATCGACATGCGCAACCTCTACCTGTGGCTGCAGCAGCAGGTCGACATCCAGATCGGCCGGGTACTCGACGGGCTGCACCAGCGCCCGGATGTCGCCGCCAACACTGTGATCGTCTTCACCTCCGACCACGGGGACTATGCCGGCTCGCACGGGCTGCACGGCAAAGGTGGCGCGGCCTATGACGAGGCGATCCGAGTGCCGCTGTATGTGCACGATCCCCGCGGCCTGCTGAGCCCCACGTCTTCCACCAGTCTCCGCGGACAGCTCACTTCCAGCGCCGATATCACCCCGCTGCTGCTGACGATCGCCACCGGCGGGAGCGAATGGCGGGGGGACGCGAGGTACGTACACCTCGCCGATCGCCTCGACATCGCCGCTCTGTGCCGCGATAGGGGCGCTCCCGGGCGGCCATGGATCGTCCATGCCACCGACGAACCCACCATCGAAGAAGTAGCCGTCCTCTTCAACCAGAATGCGCCCGGACACGTCGCAGCGGTGCGCACCGCCGCCGCCAAATACGTGTCCTACTCACACTTCGTCAACGGACGTATAGAAATCGATCCGGCTCAGCAACAAGAATACGAGCTCTACGACTACGCCGCGGCGGGCGGACAACTCGAACTCGACAACCAATCCGCACGCAACAGTGAGCTGCGCGCCCAGATGGAACCGCTACTGCAACAAGCCATTGTCGAACTGAACCAGCCGCTTCCACCTTACCTGCGCCAAGCGCAGGAACAAGGCTGGGCGGACCGCCTGGCACAGGAACACAACATCCTCGCAATCGCACAGCACACGCTGGGCGAACTACAAAACGTGCTCCCCAAATAG
- a CDS encoding PP2C family protein-serine/threonine phosphatase: MHTATTSGLPRIEILGLAGALGDSASRRGARAINADAVAAETDVVTGATAFVVADGVGDHLLAARAARMVASTAARVGARAGARAGILVAQQVLLHEFPEPSADSVLVVAVLPAAGRPDRPCEVAWVGDCRAYRWNGRVLHQITTDHTVAEFWRARGLVPPPRMNHLVTTSARTVRAADIGYAVTGSSTGRLLLSTDGVHKPLGIATIKALLADGNTVGAIANTLVDTALRTGGTDNATALVADYRPPVPNIS, from the coding sequence ATGCATACTGCCACTACATCGGGCCTGCCGCGGATCGAGATTCTGGGGCTTGCCGGAGCGTTGGGGGATTCGGCGAGCCGGCGTGGGGCGCGGGCGATCAACGCTGATGCGGTGGCTGCCGAGACCGACGTGGTGACCGGGGCGACAGCGTTCGTCGTCGCCGACGGTGTCGGGGATCATCTGCTTGCCGCCAGAGCGGCGCGCATGGTTGCCTCGACCGCGGCGCGGGTAGGTGCGCGCGCCGGGGCTCGAGCGGGAATTCTTGTGGCGCAACAGGTATTGCTGCACGAGTTTCCGGAGCCGTCGGCCGACAGTGTGCTCGTCGTCGCGGTACTGCCCGCCGCGGGTCGGCCGGATCGGCCCTGTGAGGTGGCGTGGGTCGGTGATTGTCGCGCGTATCGGTGGAACGGGCGGGTGCTGCACCAGATCACCACCGATCACACCGTCGCCGAGTTCTGGCGAGCCCGTGGGCTCGTTCCTCCACCACGCATGAACCATCTCGTCACCACCTCGGCGCGCACCGTGCGTGCGGCCGATATCGGTTACGCCGTGACCGGATCGAGCACGGGCAGATTGCTGCTGAGCACCGACGGCGTGCACAAGCCACTCGGCATCGCTACGATTAAAGCCCTGCTCGCGGACGGCAACACAGTCGGGGCCATCGCGAACACCTTGGTGGACACCGCCCTCCGTACCGGAGGAACCGACAACGCCACCGCCCTTGTCGCGGACTACCGTCCCCCAGTGCCGAATATCTCATAA
- a CDS encoding L,D-transpeptidase family protein, with translation MELADSGARGRGARRSITIILATATVAVAVLGIVLLPGITGDRPPFDPATVPGTQVVWVTAPVGADHGTLELWQRNRLRHWERTFTVSAWVGAEGISKEAEEGSRYTPEGTFALTEGFGRLSDVGAKLPYLSVDSSNTWWWISDTRSPLYNQKYQCVEADCPFDTTVSENLGRTEPQYNYALVIDYNRFPVVPKKGSAFFVHVEAGRPTAGCVAVADEVMRTLLTTLQPSRKPVIGMYST, from the coding sequence ATGGAGTTGGCTGACAGTGGTGCCCGAGGCAGGGGCGCGCGGCGGTCCATCACGATCATTCTGGCGACCGCGACGGTGGCCGTCGCGGTGCTCGGCATCGTACTGCTGCCCGGTATCACCGGCGACCGGCCGCCGTTCGACCCGGCTACCGTCCCCGGCACACAGGTTGTTTGGGTGACGGCGCCGGTCGGCGCCGACCACGGAACGTTGGAACTGTGGCAGCGAAACAGGCTCCGGCACTGGGAACGCACGTTCACGGTGTCGGCGTGGGTCGGCGCGGAAGGGATTTCGAAGGAAGCCGAGGAAGGCTCCAGGTACACACCGGAGGGAACATTCGCGTTGACCGAAGGCTTCGGCCGGTTGTCCGATGTGGGTGCGAAACTTCCCTACCTGTCGGTCGACTCGTCGAACACCTGGTGGTGGATATCCGACACGAGAAGCCCGCTGTACAACCAGAAATACCAGTGCGTCGAGGCCGACTGCCCGTTCGACACCACTGTGAGCGAGAACCTCGGGAGAACCGAGCCGCAATACAACTACGCGCTGGTCATCGACTACAACCGCTTTCCTGTCGTGCCGAAGAAGGGGTCGGCCTTCTTTGTCCACGTCGAAGCCGGTAGGCCAACCGCAGGCTGCGTCGCGGTCGCCGACGAAGTCATGCGCACCCTCCTGACCACCCTCCAACCCTCGAGAAAGCCGGTCATCGGCATGTACTCCACTTGA
- a CDS encoding cysteine dioxygenase, whose translation MTTSLAVNLKHTRDILPDIDVPLVRDAIHPDRALWSPAELHKLTSEVAGELATPLLDIVRFGAEERWWTRLALTMGVELWLLSWAPGQGTEPHDHGGASGAFTVAIGELSEEYLHTGGPVRTAEWHAGDTVAFGPDRAHQLRNRSARPAATVHAYSPPLRPVREYRTLTDFAGA comes from the coding sequence GTGACCACTTCCCTCGCGGTGAATCTCAAGCACACTCGCGATATCCTTCCCGACATCGATGTGCCGCTGGTTCGGGATGCCATCCATCCGGACCGAGCGCTGTGGTCACCCGCGGAACTGCACAAACTGACCAGCGAGGTGGCTGGTGAATTGGCGACGCCGCTGCTGGACATCGTGCGGTTCGGCGCCGAGGAACGCTGGTGGACCCGACTGGCACTGACCATGGGCGTCGAACTGTGGCTGCTGTCGTGGGCTCCGGGACAAGGCACCGAACCGCACGACCACGGCGGCGCGTCCGGTGCGTTCACCGTCGCCATCGGCGAACTCAGCGAGGAATACCTGCACACCGGTGGGCCGGTCCGGACCGCGGAATGGCATGCCGGCGACACGGTCGCATTCGGACCCGATCGGGCGCACCAGCTCCGCAACCGCAGCGCGCGCCCCGCCGCGACAGTGCATGCGTATTCGCCACCGCTGCGGCCGGTCCGCGAGTACCGAACGCTCACAGATTTCGCGGGCGCATGA
- a CDS encoding rhodanese-like domain-containing protein, which produces MSTGAEEMVALARAQLDRVAPEQAAALQTDGALVVDIRPYANRLAEGEIPGAVVVERIVLEWRLDPNGDHRLPSITTDTPVVILCNEGYASSLAAADARRLGLRHVTDLIGGFRAWKAAGLPVVPGGTQAVP; this is translated from the coding sequence ATGAGCACAGGCGCCGAGGAGATGGTCGCCCTGGCCCGAGCACAGCTGGATCGGGTCGCCCCGGAGCAGGCGGCGGCGTTGCAGACCGACGGAGCTCTCGTGGTGGATATCCGGCCGTACGCGAACCGGCTTGCCGAAGGAGAGATTCCCGGTGCGGTGGTGGTCGAGCGGATCGTGCTGGAGTGGCGCCTCGATCCGAACGGCGACCACCGGCTACCGAGCATCACCACGGACACTCCGGTGGTGATCCTGTGCAACGAGGGCTACGCGTCAAGTCTCGCCGCGGCCGACGCACGCCGCCTCGGCTTGCGTCACGTCACCGACCTCATCGGTGGATTCCGAGCGTGGAAGGCAGCCGGGTTGCCAGTGGTACCGGGAGGAACGCAAGCGGTGCCGTAG
- a CDS encoding serine/threonine-protein kinase → MLLSPGARFAEYVVRAPLGRGGSSEVYLAEDPERSRAVALKILSGADGRSEVARGRFRDEFDIAHALHHPHIVQVYAHGESEGLLWLATEYVDGVTASALAPAPHKSPDLALALNVLAGIAEGLDYAHARGVAHLDVKPSNILVGHGDPRTVMLTDFGTARRWEEVEPVAPGGFVVGSIPYAAPELLRGEKLYPATDQYSLACSAVELLTGHPPFLRSTRFALAEAQLHKHPPDVSWRRHWIPHAVDSILDKSLAKDPFARYATCAEPIRLIAHALRGIEPSE, encoded by the coding sequence GTGTTGCTCAGTCCAGGAGCCCGGTTCGCGGAGTATGTCGTCCGAGCGCCGCTGGGACGTGGCGGCAGCAGCGAAGTGTACCTCGCAGAGGATCCGGAACGGTCGCGGGCGGTGGCGCTGAAGATCCTGAGCGGCGCCGACGGCCGGTCCGAGGTGGCGAGGGGCCGGTTTCGCGACGAGTTCGATATCGCGCACGCGTTGCATCACCCGCACATCGTGCAGGTGTATGCGCATGGCGAGTCCGAAGGCTTGTTATGGCTCGCGACCGAGTATGTCGACGGTGTAACCGCATCTGCGCTGGCGCCGGCGCCGCACAAGAGTCCGGATCTGGCGCTGGCGCTGAATGTGCTCGCCGGAATCGCGGAGGGTCTGGACTACGCGCACGCGCGGGGTGTGGCTCACCTCGACGTCAAACCGTCGAACATCCTTGTCGGCCATGGCGATCCGAGGACCGTGATGCTCACCGATTTCGGGACGGCTCGCCGATGGGAGGAGGTCGAACCGGTGGCCCCCGGTGGCTTCGTGGTGGGGTCGATTCCATATGCGGCGCCGGAGTTGTTGCGGGGCGAGAAGCTGTATCCGGCGACCGATCAGTACTCGCTCGCGTGCTCGGCGGTCGAATTGCTCACCGGTCACCCGCCGTTCCTCCGGTCGACTCGGTTCGCGCTCGCAGAGGCGCAGCTGCATAAGCATCCGCCGGACGTCTCGTGGCGTCGGCACTGGATTCCGCACGCGGTCGACTCGATCCTGGACAAGTCGCTGGCTAAGGATCCGTTCGCGCGATATGCCACCTGCGCGGAGCCGATCCGGCTGATCGCCCACGCGTTGCGTGGTATCGAACCATCCGAATGA
- a CDS encoding three-helix bundle dimerization domain-containing protein → MQNDEATQIRYVVARLTECHSELTAETIASVVQRIHKRFMGASVREFVPLLVERRAGRELAETSR, encoded by the coding sequence ATGCAAAACGACGAGGCTACGCAGATCCGGTATGTCGTCGCGCGACTCACGGAGTGCCATTCAGAGCTGACCGCCGAGACCATCGCGTCGGTTGTCCAACGAATCCACAAACGCTTCATGGGCGCGTCGGTGCGCGAGTTCGTCCCGCTACTCGTCGAACGTCGCGCCGGTCGAGAACTGGCCGAAACCTCGAGGTGA
- a CDS encoding MarR family winged helix-turn-helix transcriptional regulator yields the protein MEANKEQVSELARTTSRFAEAMRQGTSRAYDPVRVGVLQSAAEDGPLRAGEVAERLDALPSSVTRHVKALADAGLVTTTPDPADRRAVLVDATEAGRIELRQFLQIGDQVFGAVVADWNAEDVVALTGLLDRLIESWARLGTEQQNRANTRRGNPFGWSRG from the coding sequence ATGGAAGCAAACAAAGAGCAGGTTTCCGAGCTGGCTCGCACGACCAGCCGCTTCGCGGAGGCGATGCGCCAGGGGACTTCCAGGGCCTATGACCCGGTTCGGGTCGGGGTGCTTCAGTCGGCCGCAGAGGACGGCCCGCTGCGGGCCGGTGAGGTCGCCGAGCGACTGGACGCGTTGCCGTCCTCGGTCACCCGGCATGTCAAGGCACTGGCCGACGCGGGGCTGGTGACCACCACCCCCGATCCAGCCGACCGGCGGGCGGTGCTTGTCGACGCGACCGAGGCGGGCCGCATCGAGTTGCGGCAGTTCCTGCAGATCGGTGACCAGGTCTTCGGCGCGGTCGTCGCCGACTGGAACGCCGAGGACGTCGTCGCCCTCACCGGCCTGCTCGACCGGCTGATCGAATCCTGGGCCCGGCTCGGGACCGAACAACAGAACCGGGCAAACACCCGGCGCGGCAACCCCTTCGGCTGGAGCCGGGGCTGA
- a CDS encoding FAD-dependent oxidoreductase, with amino-acid sequence MSNRIPLHVLVAGGGIGGLALANGLRKAGVSVTVYERDRHRTDRVQGFRIHINPPGSRALQELLSPELFRAFIDNSGKGGNGFGFVTEQMKELVSLDPETAVAPGKGRHYGISRITLRQILLAELDDLVHYGTAVTGYRQLPDGRVEAHFADGTSAIGDVLVGADGGTSRVRAQLLPHADRVDTGIVTVAGKFALTAESRAKIAPEFLNSPLSVMPPKSFGMFIAPHEFEQPTAERVGGNDGAAELVPGVLFDNTQPYVFWAFAAKRADYATDRELESLSARELHELVDRMIAGWSPQLRRLVGESATDTVTLIPIRTSVPVEPWETTAVTLLGDAVHSMTPFRGIGANVALRDARLLCANLVAADRGELPVLQAIHGYEAQMIDYGFAAVRASLTTANQTVSDSRVARAMAKTVFRVARSVPALKRRMFAELGAD; translated from the coding sequence ATGTCCAACAGAATTCCGCTGCACGTACTCGTCGCAGGTGGCGGCATCGGCGGCCTCGCCCTTGCCAACGGGCTGCGCAAGGCCGGTGTCAGCGTCACGGTCTACGAGCGCGATCGGCATCGGACCGACCGGGTCCAGGGATTCCGCATCCACATCAATCCACCTGGCAGCCGCGCGCTGCAGGAGCTCCTCTCACCGGAGCTGTTCCGAGCCTTCATCGACAATTCGGGCAAGGGCGGCAACGGATTCGGCTTCGTCACCGAGCAGATGAAGGAGCTCGTCAGCCTCGACCCCGAGACTGCCGTCGCTCCGGGCAAGGGCAGGCACTACGGCATCAGCCGGATCACCTTGCGACAGATCCTGCTCGCCGAACTGGACGACCTCGTGCATTACGGCACGGCCGTCACCGGATACCGGCAGCTCCCCGACGGCCGGGTCGAGGCCCACTTCGCCGACGGCACTTCTGCAATCGGTGATGTATTGGTCGGCGCCGACGGCGGAACCTCTCGTGTGCGGGCACAGCTGCTGCCGCATGCCGATCGGGTGGACACCGGAATCGTCACTGTGGCCGGCAAATTCGCGCTCACTGCGGAGAGCCGGGCGAAAATCGCGCCCGAGTTCTTGAATTCGCCGCTGTCTGTCATGCCCCCGAAGAGCTTCGGTATGTTCATCGCTCCACACGAATTCGAGCAGCCGACTGCCGAGCGTGTCGGCGGGAACGACGGTGCCGCCGAGTTGGTCCCCGGCGTTCTCTTCGACAACACTCAGCCCTACGTGTTCTGGGCGTTCGCCGCCAAACGCGCGGACTACGCCACCGACCGTGAGCTGGAATCACTCAGCGCGCGGGAACTGCACGAGCTCGTCGACCGGATGATCGCGGGTTGGTCGCCACAGTTGCGCCGGCTGGTCGGCGAATCCGCCACCGACACGGTGACCCTCATCCCGATCCGCACCTCGGTTCCGGTCGAGCCGTGGGAGACCACTGCGGTCACCCTGCTCGGCGACGCGGTGCACAGCATGACCCCGTTCCGCGGTATCGGCGCCAATGTCGCACTGCGCGATGCCCGGCTGCTGTGCGCGAACCTCGTCGCCGCCGACCGTGGCGAGCTGCCGGTGCTCCAGGCCATCCATGGATACGAGGCGCAGATGATCGACTACGGATTCGCAGCGGTGCGCGCTTCGCTCACCACCGCCAATCAGACGGTGTCCGACAGTCGCGTCGCGCGGGCCATGGCGAAGACGGTGTTCCGCGTCGCCCGATCGGTTCCGGCGCTGAAACGAAGGATGTTCGCCGAGCTGGGCGCCGACTGA